Proteins encoded together in one Panthera uncia isolate 11264 chromosome A2, Puncia_PCG_1.0, whole genome shotgun sequence window:
- the PRRT3 gene encoding proline-rich transmembrane protein 3, protein MAPSPWGRVCGPLLLMLLLSLGPGPALGRHLPKPLEDSEPHLILGDDPQGPMGTEPHALDFFWQKSRDESPWNSNVPQVPAEEAPEAPADSPLGPALHGPKAAHRAQREGLPVTDDLQMARGPSSHGWTGPPDSQEPMEQEAPAPHPVGLPHLTFIPITPRLQLRIATVSPSPGPEESGGQMGQQPPKDEGLVAEAKIRVSEISPLDHQGPSQTLAPNLGTTKTPVLEEQGGGEEDFQEAAQSPLFTQQDPAAPHVGLVSPAEVASSQEPGPQPDLALAKSLPPTEELPLELPKKAGGGETWEVSLPSPSPKEADLSDVRSSPRPQPSGPPATETPDGQPKPEIAAMNGADPISPQRVRGALETPGTPKSLIPGPLDPGPTTNRTESPVGALQPDEAEEWPGRPQSHPPAPPVQAPSTSRRGLIRVTTQRALGQPPPPEPSASSMASAPATSPPANATAPPLRWGPLRRVLSFSWELHVYGVGVLFLLPALLALASLAAAPAGPRLALVAAVLVLIASGLRSAYMLADPYGSQARLGLRTGLVLYNLPFPLLLTALAALTLLGLGAGLPQQLQNPLLLGALALAHGVGLLTTDLLSVRPAFNLLAQGLSCAWGAAVALGTLCLCRRRLLDGPRGWDASPGPRLLAVAGALGLLASGLQLAAALWLYPGPGRVGRFSWAWWGVHFWLRLLELTWALTLALAAVAAARPRPPTEHACWAKLLRLACPTPSGKSEVPERPNNCYAGPSGVGAGSLDISKSLIRNPAEGGPPATPSSGAWGSAASLGRGPQGGPGLSRSSVGPAPSMSELDLRPPSPINLSRSIDAALFREHLVRDSVFRRCGLRGLSSPPPGGALRPRRGSHPDPELEGAGSSLLRGRCRSLSDVRVRGPVPPHVADEPDGAVSGSSMDSFSRGSLKISWNPWRHGLSSVDSLPLDELPSTVQLLPAPAPAPAPTPSRSGEPQSEVQPRCKPGDSRSASSDTIEL, encoded by the exons ATGGCCCCCAGCCCATGGGGCCGTGTATGTGGCCCCCTACTGCTGATGCTGCTGCTCTCCCTGGGGCCTGGCCCTGCTCTGGGCCGGCACCTTCCCAAGCCACTTGAGGACTCGGAACCACACCTGATCCTAGGAGATGACCCCCAGGGCCCTatgggcacagagccccatgcccTCGACTTCTTCTGGCAGAAGTCCAGAGATGAGAGCCCCTGGAACTCTAATGTCCCCCAGGTGCCTGCCGAGGAAGCACCTGAGGCGCCCGCAGATTCTCCCCTTGGCCCAGCCCTGCACGGACCTAAAGCAGCTCATAGGGCTCAGAGAGAAGGACTCCCAGTAACTGATGATCTCCAGATGGCTCGAGGGCCAAGTTCTCATGGCTGGACAGGACCTCCTGACTCACAGGAGCCTATGGAGCAAGAAGCACCAGCCCCCCATCCAGTGGGTCTCCCCCATCTCACTTTCATCCCCATAACTCCCAGACTCCAACTCAGGATAGCTACAGTttctccctccccagggccagAGGAATCTGGAGGCCAAATGGGACAACAACCACCTAAAGATGAGGGTCTGGTGGCTGAAGCCAAGATCAGAGTCTCAGAGATATCCCCCTTAGACCACCAGGGCCCTTCCCAGACTCTTGCCCCCAACTTGGGCACTACCAAGACGCCAGTGCTGGAAGAACAGGGTGGGGGCGAGGAGGACTTCCAGGAGGCAGCTCAAAGCCCCCTCTTCACCCAACAAGATCCAGCAGCCCCTCATGTTGGTTTGGTATCTCCAGCTGAGGTGGCATCCTCTCAGGAGCCTGGGCCCCAGCCAGACCTGGCATTGGCCAAAAGCCTTCCTCCTACTGAGGAGCTACCACTTGAGCTCCCCAAgaaggctggaggtggggagaccTGGGAAGTCAGTCTTCCAAGTCCCTCACCCAAAGAGGCTGATCTTTCTGATGTGAGGAGCTCACCAAGACCCCAGCCCTCAGGTCCCCCAGCCACAGAGACTCCTGACGGGCAACCTAAGCCAG AGATAGCAGCAATGAATGGAGCAGACCCCATCTCCCCCCAGCGGGTGAGAGGAGCACTGGAGACCCCAGGTACCCCCAAGTCCCTCATCCCTGGCCCCTTGGACCCTGGCCCAACTACAAATCGAACAGAGAGCCCTGTGGGGGCCCTGCAGCCAG ATGAAGCCGAGGAGTGGCCGGGGCGCCCCCAAAGCCATCCCCCAGCACCCCCAGTCCAGGCCCCCTCGACGTCACGCCGGGGCCTCATTCGGGTCACTACGCAGCGCGCCCTGGGCCAGCCACCCCCTCCGGAGCCCTCAGCCAGCTCCATGGCATCAGCCCCAGCCACCAGCCCCCCGGCCAATGCcaccgcccctcccctgcgctgGGGTCCCCTGCGGCGGGTGCTGAGCTTTTCCTGGGAGCTGCACGTctatggggtgggggtgctctTCCTGTTGCCCGCGTTGTTGGCACTGGCCTCACTGGCAGCTGCCCCTGCGGGGCCCCGGCTGGCTCTGGTGGCAGCGGTGCTGGTGCTCATAGCGTCGGGGCTTCGATCTGCCTACATGCTCGCGGACCCATACGGCTCTCAGGCACGGCTGGGCTTACGCACTGGCCTGGTGCTCTACAACCTGCCCTTCCCCTTGCTGCTCACTGCGCTGGCGGCCCTGACCCTACTCGGGCTGGGCGCAGGGCTGCCACAGCAGCTGCAAAACCCGCTCCTGCTGGGAGCGTTGGCGTTGGCGCACGGCGTGGGGTTGCTGACTACTGACCTGTTGTCAGTGAGGCCTGCGTTCAACCTCCTGGCTCAGGGCTTGTCTTGTGCCTGGGGTGCGGCCGTGGCTCTGGGCACACTCTGTCTGTGCCGTCGCCGCCTGCTGGACGGGCCGCGGGGCTGGGATGCCAGCCCGGGCCCGCGGCTGCTGGCCGTGGCCGGCGCGCTGGGGCTGCTGGCCAGTGGCTTGCAACTGGCAGCGGCGCTCTGGCTATACCCGGGCCCAGGTCGGGTGGGTCGCTTTTCGTGGGCCTGGTGGGGCGTCCACTTCTGGCTGCGCCTGCTGGAGCTGACATGGGCCCTCACCCTTGCGCTGGCCGCTGTAGCCGCCGCGCGGCCCAGGCCGCCCACAGAGCACGCTTGCTGGGCTAAGTTGCTGCGCCTGGCGTGCCCCACGCCCTCGGGCAAGAGCGAGGTGCCTGAGCGACCAAACAACTGCTATGCGGGGCCTAGTGGCGTGGGTGCAGGCAGCTTGGACATAAGCAAGAGCCTCATCCGCAACCCAGCAGAGGGTGGGCCGCCTGCCACGCCCAGTTCAGGCGCCTGGGGGTCGGCTGCGTCGTTGGGCCGTGGTCCCCAGGGTGGCCCTGGACTGTCCCGCAGCAGCGTGGGGCCGGCGCCGTCGATGAGCGAGCTGGACCTGCGGCCGCCATCACCCATCAACTTGAGCCGCAGCATCGACGCCGCGCTCTTCCGAGAGCACTTGGTGCGAGACAGCGTTTTCCGGCGCTGTGGCCTGCGCGGTCTGTCCTCCCCGCCGCCCGGGGGCGCGCTGCGGCCGCGCCGGGGCAGCCACCCCGACCCCGAGCTCGAGGGCGCAGGCTCTTCGCTCCTGAGGGGCCGCTGCCGGTCTCTCAGCGACGTGCGCGTGCGCGGCCCGGTCCCACCACATGTCGCGGATGAACCTGACGGGGCGGTTTCTGGCAGCTCCATGGACAGCTTCTCCCGGGGCTCGCTCAAGATCAGCTGGAACCCGTGGCGTCACGGGCTGTCGTCGGTGGACAGTCTGCCCCTCGATGAGCTGCCCAGCACGGTGCAGCTactgcctgccccagcccctgctcctgcccctaccccctcccGGTCCGGGGAACCTCAGAGTGAGGTCCAGCCTCGCTGCAAGCCCGGGGACTCCCGCAGCGCCTCCAGTGACACCATCGAGCTCTGA
- the EMC3 gene encoding ER membrane protein complex subunit 3 isoform X2: MRRSSYHSPSPAISLSDMIAWPTLQFLLSQISSTHPSHGKKCSTFKVKQNNLLFCIGCSRILIPISLDPTMLTDMMKGNVTNVLPMILIGGWINMTFSGFVTTKVPFPLTLRFKPMLQQGIELLTLDASWVSSASWYFLNVFGLRSIYSLILGQDNAADQSRMMQEQMTGAAMAMPADTNKAFKTEWEALELTDHQWALDDVEEELMAKDLHFEGMFKKELQTSIF; this comes from the exons ATGAGGAGGAGCTCTTACCACTCCCCCAGCCCAGCCATTTCTTTGTCAGACATGATTGCTTGGCCCACCCTACAGTTTTTGCTCTCACAGATTTCTTCCACTCATCCCAGTCATGGGAAAAAATGTAGcacttttaaagtaaaacagaataatttaTTATTCTGTATTGGCTGTTCTCGCATTTTAATACCCATTTCTCTAG ATCCCACTATGCTCACAGACATGATGAAAGGCAATGTAACAAATGTTCTCCCTATGATTCTTATTGGTGGATGGATCAACATGACATTCTCAGGCTTTGTCACAA CCAAAGTCCCATTTCCACTGACCCTCCGTTTTAAACCTATGCTACAGCAAGGAATTGAACTACTCACATTAGATGCATCCTG GGTGAGTTCTGCATCTTGGTACTTCCTCAATGTCTTTGGGCTTCGGAGCATTTACTCTCTGATTCTGGGCCAAGATAATG CCGCTGACCAGTCACGGATGATGCAGGAGCAGATGACTGGAGCAGCCATGGCCATGCCTGCAGACACCAACAAAGCTTTCAAG ACAGAGTGGGAAGCTTTGGAGCTGACGGATCACCAGTGGGCACTAGATGATGTCGAAGAGGAGCTCATGGCCAAAGACCTCCACTTCGAAGGCATGTTCAAAAAGGAATTACAGACCTCTATTTTTTGA